GTTGGTGGTTCAGGTAGTCGATCAGCATCGTCGGGCCTCTGGTTGAGAACATCGTCAAGGGTGGCCAGCACGCGTCCGGCCAGCCAGGCGCACAGGCCCTCGTCCAGCAGGTAGGGCGGCATCAGGTACACGGTGCGCCCGATGGGGCGGATCAAGAGCTCACGCTCGCGCCCGGCCAGGTGAAAGCGTTCGGCGAAACGAAAGCCGGCGAAGGGCTCGCGAACGTCGAAGGCCCAGATCATGCCGATCTGGCGGAAATGCTCGATGCGCGCATCGGTGTGCAGCGGCGCCAGCGCGGCGGTCAACAGCGCGGCCTGCGCCCGGTTGCGCTGCAATACGCCGTCGTGCTCGAAGCGGTCGAGCACGGCCAGCGCAGCGCGGCAGGCCAGCGCGTTGCCGGTGTAGGAGTGCGAATGCAAAAAACCGCGCGCCACGTCGTCGTCCAGGAAGGCCTCGTAAATGCTGTCCCGCGACAGCACCAGGGAGAGCGGCAGGTAGCCGCCGCTGATGCCCTTGGACAGGCACACCAGGTCCGGCCAGATGGGCGGCTGGCCCGGCAGCGCGGCCTGCTCGAAGGCGAAAAAGCTGCCGGTGCGCCCGCAGCCCACGGCAATCTCGTCGGCGATCAAGGTCACTTCGTACTGGTCGCACAGCGCGCGCGCGGCGCGCAGGTAGGCGGGGTCGTGCATCGCCATGCCGGTGGCGCCCTGCACCAGCGGTTCGAGGATCAGGGCGGCGATGTGCTCGTGACGCTCTTCCAACAGGGCCTGCAGTTCGGCTGCGGCGCGCAGCGCGACATCGGCGGCGCTCTCGCCCGGCAGCGCCTGGCGGGCGTCGGGCGACATCACCTGGTGCGAGCGCATCAAGAGCGGGTCGTAGGCGTCGCGAAACACCGCCACGTCGGTGACAGCCAGCGCGCCCAGCGTCTCGCCGTGGTAGCCCTGGCGCAGGCAGACGAACTCGCGCTTGGTGCTGCGCCCCCGGTTGCGCCAGTGGTGAAAGCTCATCTTCAGCGCGATCTCGACCGCCGAAGCGCCGTCGCTGGCGAAAAAGCAGTGGCCCAGCACGCCGCCGGTCAGGGCCGACAGGCGCTCGGCCAGCTCGACCGCCGGCGCGTGGGTGCAGCCGGCCAGCATCACATGCGGCAGCGTGTCCAGCTGCTCCTTGAGGGCCGCATTGATGCGCGCATCGGCATGGCCGAACAGGTTGACCCACCAGGAGCTGCTGGTGTCGAAGTAGCGCCGGCCGGTGTCGTCGAACAGCCAGGCGCCTTCCCCGCGCACGATGGCCAGCGGCGGCACGGCCATGGCGCGCTGCATCTGCGTACACGGGTGCCAGATGGCCCTGACGCTTCGGCTGGCCAGGTCTTGCGGCGGTGAAACTGGGGTGGAATGGGACATGGTGGACTTTCAGGGCGGAGGCCGAACCGCGCGGCAGGCCTTCAGGCCGCCATGCACGGCGGCAAAAGCCTCAAGGGTAGCGGGAGTCGGGAATCGGTCGGGCGCTTGATTCACGCAGGGAAGGATTCCCAAAGATAATTAATAATTCAAAATCCCAGAGCATACTAGAATGCGCCGCCTCAAGGTCAACTTGACCCGGCAAGCCCAGGGGTTTAGGGGCAACCAGCCGCCGCCAGAAGCGCCTTGGGATTCAAGCGGGCAATTGTCAGCAAGGTGCGCGCCGCACCGCTCGAACGCCGGGGTTAGGGTTAGGCGCTTGCTGCATGACGTGCCCTTCTAAGACCGGCGACCAAGGCCGTGAAGGTGACGCATAGGCCCACAGCGGTGACCAACTCCGTTGGGGATGGCGGAAAAACAAGAATGAAGCCCTTTCCCTTGATGAGGGATGAAAAGCTTGAAACGCAAAATGGCATTGCGAACAAGCGAAAGGTTTGCCACTTGTCTCTTGCAGCTGAACCCAGGCCACCAATGCTGAGAATTAGGGCCACGCCGATGACTGCACTGATACCCATAGAGTTCAGCCAGATGCTAGGCGCTGGGTCGAAATGATGAAGCACTGTGCTTGTCCACCAGATGAGATAGCACCAAAGCACAATCTTTCCGTTGGCTAGGTTTGAGAGGTACCGGATGACTGGAGTGACAAGAAGCATCTTCAAGCGCCTAACCTTTGAGCTCAGCCGCGTCCAACGGCGGCACGCCGTTGCACGTCGGTTGGAGCGAATTGTTAAAGTGCAACGCGTTCATGGCAGCAGCTCGGTGACAGTGCCAACGCCTACGATGCGGCGCCCTTCCAAGACCTGGAACTGGACCCCAACTTGCAGGTCGGCGTAATCCACGCTCGGTGCATAGGAAAACCTGACCTTTGCATTGACGCCCACGCCAGGCGGAACCGGCTCATTCGGCCCATCAAAGAACTCGATGCCCAGATATTCTCCATCTCCGACGCGGAAGTGTGGCCGGTACGGTTCGGTGATGTAGGTGACAGCTCGGCCGCCTGCCTTTGCATCGATGAATTGAACGTGGACTCTTGCTCCCGGCACGCTCGTTCCTTGCGCTTTAACGCAAAGCACTGCGGCACAACATATCAACTTCAACCAAAGAAACTGTCATTTATCGTTGTCTCCCTTGGACAGCCAGCTACATTAAAAATAGCGGCAAACCTGGCAGAGGTTAAAAACTGACCAGATCACTGTTCAGGCCGATTGTCGGCCAAAGGTTGTGGTTTCAACCTCAACTATTTTTAGAAAAACCTCCCACGCAATGGAAACCGGCCACCCACCCGGTTTCATGCATTAAATACACCTCCAGCGCAATCTCCACCTGCGCAACAAGCTACTCTTTTCATAGCAACCCACAGCCCCGCAACAGCAGCGACACCACATGCTCGGTGGCCCGCGCATGGGCTGCCGGCGCCAGGCTCGGCGTGCCCAGCACGGCGCTGACCTGCACCTCTGAATCGGCATAGGTCTGGGTGGCCGCCCAGATGGTGAAGAACAGGTGCGTGCTGTCCACCGGCGCCATGCGGCCGGCGTCGATCCAGCCCTGGATGACCGCCGCCTTGTCGCGCACCATGCCGCTCAGCTCGGTCACCAGCAGCTCCTTCAGCACCGGCGCGCCGTGCAGCAGTTCGTTGGCGAACACCCGCGAGGCGTGCGGCCGCTGGGCCGACAGCGCCATCTTGGCGCGGATGTAGTGCTCGATGGCCTGGCGCGGGTCGGCCTCTGGCGTGATGACGTGGGCCGGCAGCAGCCAGTCGGCCAGGGTGCGCGCCAGCACCCGCCGGTACAGCGCCTGCTTGTTGCCGAAGTAATAGTGCAGGTTGGCCTTGGGCAGGCCGGAGGCCTCGGCAATCGCGGCCATGGTGGCCCCGCCAAAACCGGCCCCGGCAAACACCCGCTCGGCCGCCGCCAGGATCAAGGCTTCGTTGGCCTGCCGAATCTGGCCTTTGGCGGTTTCGTCGGCGGCATCGGCCGGGGGAACGGAGGACAAGGGAATCATCTTGGAAAAAGATCCTTATTCGGACACCGCTCCCGGCCGGCGACTTGCAAAAATGGGCTGCTGTTTGTTGGCCCTGAAGAGCTATTTTCATGCCATGGCCATCACGCGCCATGGATCTGGCAAATAACAACTTCCCGTCCGTCATTCCCGCGAAGGCGGGAATCCAGCGACACGGGCTGAAACGCTCAAACGAGTCTGGATACCCGCCTTCGCGGGTATGACGCAGGGAAGTTATTGCTGACCGCATCCTGGCATTCATGGCACGTTTTTTTGGTGCGCCTGCAGCAGGCACTGCTGAAAGGCCAGCGTCACGCGCGAGGGCGCAAGCGAACGCCGGGTGATGCCCACGAAGGTGCATTCGTAGCGGAACAGCGCGGGTGAGACCGCGCGCATCTGGCCGGCGGCCACGAAGCTGGCGGCGTAGTGGTCGGGCAAAAAACCCAGGAATTCGCCCGACAGGATCAGCGTCGCCACCGATTCCTGGTCGAAGCCGGTGGCGGCCCGCACCAGGCGTTCGCGGTGGCTAATTTCCATGTTCGGCGAGTGGTAGCCCAGGCCGGCGAACGCATGCGCCCGCAAGCCGGCCCAGTCCAGCCCGGCCTGCGGACGGGTAAACAGCGGATGCGCCGCGCCGGCATACAGCAGCATGGTTTCGCCGAACAGCTCGTCATAGACCAGCGTGTCCGAATTGCGGTGCGCCGGAATCACGCCGGCCTGGAAGGTGCCGTCGATCACGCCGCGCTCGATCTGGTTGATGGAGCCGACATGCAGGCTCAGCGCCACGTCGGGCGCCTGCCGCCGGAACAGCGCAATCGCCTGAGCAATGCGCGCCGCCGGGTTGCTGGCGGTCTTGTCGAACACGGCAAGATGGATGTGCCCGCCCATGCGCTGGTGGATGTCGTCCACGCTGTGCCGGAAGGCGTCGGTCGAGGCCAGCAGGCGCAGGGTTTCGGCGTAGATCCGCTCGCCTTCCGGGGTCAGCGCGAAGCCGCCCCGCCCGCGCCGGCACAGCGTCAAACCGAGCCGGATTTCCAGGTCCTTGACATGCCGGCTGACGGTGGAGGTGCCGATGTTGAGTTCGAGTTCGGCCGCCGCCATGCCGCCGCATTCAACCACCGCCTTGAACACGCGCAGCAGGCGCAGGTCGATGTCGCCGACCTGCCCCAGCACTGCCCGGCTCTTGGTGGTG
This DNA window, taken from Polaromonas hydrogenivorans, encodes the following:
- the bioA gene encoding adenosylmethionine--8-amino-7-oxononanoate transaminase, with product MSHSTPVSPPQDLASRSVRAIWHPCTQMQRAMAVPPLAIVRGEGAWLFDDTGRRYFDTSSSWWVNLFGHADARINAALKEQLDTLPHVMLAGCTHAPAVELAERLSALTGGVLGHCFFASDGASAVEIALKMSFHHWRNRGRSTKREFVCLRQGYHGETLGALAVTDVAVFRDAYDPLLMRSHQVMSPDARQALPGESAADVALRAAAELQALLEERHEHIAALILEPLVQGATGMAMHDPAYLRAARALCDQYEVTLIADEIAVGCGRTGSFFAFEQAALPGQPPIWPDLVCLSKGISGGYLPLSLVLSRDSIYEAFLDDDVARGFLHSHSYTGNALACRAALAVLDRFEHDGVLQRNRAQAALLTAALAPLHTDARIEHFRQIGMIWAFDVREPFAGFRFAERFHLAGRERELLIRPIGRTVYLMPPYLLDEGLCAWLAGRVLATLDDVLNQRPDDADRLPEPPTA
- a CDS encoding TetR/AcrR family transcriptional regulator codes for the protein MIPLSSVPPADAADETAKGQIRQANEALILAAAERVFAGAGFGGATMAAIAEASGLPKANLHYYFGNKQALYRRVLARTLADWLLPAHVITPEADPRQAIEHYIRAKMALSAQRPHASRVFANELLHGAPVLKELLVTELSGMVRDKAAVIQGWIDAGRMAPVDSTHLFFTIWAATQTYADSEVQVSAVLGTPSLAPAAHARATEHVVSLLLRGCGLL
- a CDS encoding LysR family transcriptional regulator is translated as MQEKQVTRTPASSTTKSRAVLGQVGDIDLRLLRVFKAVVECGGMAAAELELNIGTSTVSRHVKDLEIRLGLTLCRRGRGGFALTPEGERIYAETLRLLASTDAFRHSVDDIHQRMGGHIHLAVFDKTASNPAARIAQAIALFRRQAPDVALSLHVGSINQIERGVIDGTFQAGVIPAHRNSDTLVYDELFGETMLLYAGAAHPLFTRPQAGLDWAGLRAHAFAGLGYHSPNMEISHRERLVRAATGFDQESVATLILSGEFLGFLPDHYAASFVAAGQMRAVSPALFRYECTFVGITRRSLAPSRVTLAFQQCLLQAHQKNVP